One region of Halohasta litchfieldiae genomic DNA includes:
- a CDS encoding right-handed parallel beta-helix repeat-containing protein, which translates to MVLHQSEDGAGDSSGRSRRSYLRLLGGLAAVGSLGTPAAATPATVDLGEQGLTTGELIDPYLNEQFVDGATVHIPAGSYEWDGEGFEGATENAAVVGQGDVSLELTGDSFRNNVRAESGTVELRNFTVRGKPSEKSHFRLETDEGATVIVDSLSFPDGAVDESECRPFYVPRDHAGTVDIRNCSFSGFSDNGIYASSPGYDDGEDGRVLIENCVAHNTNIAAIRVGSSGSVVRNCLIVNDGPAPKSETEQRNMRGIRVRNPGDDIRIEDCEIIMRHDAAGAPIQIHEEAEGGSGVIRNVTIRNDTESESIDVGEDAAADWEDSDIEIMGTGDLSYPEAFESVCVGEGCEQPATNVDARKSEILSAEITPSLR; encoded by the coding sequence ATGGTTTTACACCAGAGTGAAGACGGTGCTGGCGACTCATCGGGCCGCAGTCGACGGTCGTATCTGAGGCTACTCGGTGGGCTAGCTGCGGTCGGAAGCCTCGGAACGCCGGCCGCAGCGACACCAGCGACGGTCGACCTCGGCGAGCAGGGACTGACTACCGGCGAGCTAATCGACCCCTACCTAAACGAACAGTTCGTCGACGGCGCGACAGTCCACATTCCGGCGGGCAGCTACGAATGGGACGGCGAGGGGTTCGAGGGAGCAACAGAGAACGCAGCCGTTGTCGGACAGGGCGATGTTAGTCTCGAACTAACGGGCGATTCGTTCCGGAACAACGTCCGGGCCGAGTCAGGAACGGTCGAACTGCGAAACTTCACCGTTCGAGGCAAACCGAGCGAGAAATCACATTTCCGGTTGGAGACCGACGAGGGGGCAACAGTCATCGTCGACAGCCTCTCGTTTCCCGACGGTGCAGTCGACGAAAGTGAGTGTCGACCCTTCTACGTGCCACGGGACCACGCCGGAACGGTCGATATCCGCAACTGCTCTTTCAGTGGCTTTTCGGACAACGGAATCTACGCCTCCTCGCCGGGGTACGACGACGGGGAAGACGGTCGCGTACTGATCGAAAACTGTGTCGCACACAACACCAACATCGCAGCGATTCGAGTTGGCTCCAGCGGGAGTGTCGTCCGGAACTGTCTCATCGTCAACGATGGCCCAGCACCGAAAAGCGAAACTGAGCAGCGAAACATGCGGGGGATTCGGGTTCGGAATCCCGGCGATGATATTCGCATCGAGGACTGTGAGATCATCATGCGCCACGATGCGGCTGGCGCGCCGATACAGATCCACGAGGAGGCCGAGGGCGGAAGCGGTGTTATCCGGAATGTGACGATCAGAAACGACACGGAGTCCGAATCTATCGATGTCGGAGAGGATGCGGCCGCCGACTGGGAGGATTCGGATATCGAAATCATGGGTACGGGCGATCTGAGCTATCCCGAAGCCTTCGAGTCGGTCTGTGTGGGCGAGGGGTGCGAGCAGCCAGCGACGAATGTCGACGCACGGAAGTCGGAGATTCTATCAGCAGAAATTACGCCATCGCTTAGATAG
- a CDS encoding anaerobic glycerol-3-phosphate dehydrogenase subunit C, protein MSDAEQASDFDPTTQVDEFEPVDVFPSSEDMDLRPGADNCYKCTSCDTSCPVAEVDEDFPGPKFQGPEQWRLKRGEDVDIDDSILSCSNCMRCDDACPSSVPLSQMHNTARGEYVEEHMDKKSIEYLRNRMLSNYRTLASIGSKVPRLANFVMGLGITSVLGEKIMSIPSERDVPEFATETFRQWFKKRGGSKVTNPDKQVAYFHGCYSNYNTPEVGKAMVRVFESFDYEVLVPKQQCSGTPMFANGMLKDARREAEVNVRELGKAIENGADVVASCTSCSMALRQEYPELFDIEGIEDLSEHTYEAMEFLRIHEDLGAAIRESEVDPQSFAYHAPCHARNQGLDRQAVELFRELDGAHIEDVGESCSGISGTYGWKSEKYETSMKIGAEMFDHMEHAEGEVGMTECPTCAMQMNHGTGYEIRHPLELLEKAVA, encoded by the coding sequence ATGAGCGACGCAGAACAAGCAAGCGATTTCGATCCGACGACGCAAGTAGATGAGTTCGAGCCGGTCGACGTCTTCCCCTCTTCGGAGGATATGGACCTTCGACCCGGAGCCGACAACTGTTACAAATGCACGAGCTGTGATACGTCGTGTCCAGTTGCCGAAGTCGACGAGGACTTCCCCGGCCCCAAATTCCAGGGCCCAGAACAGTGGCGGCTCAAACGCGGCGAGGACGTCGACATCGACGATTCGATCCTCTCGTGTTCGAACTGTATGCGGTGTGACGACGCCTGTCCGTCGAGCGTCCCACTGAGCCAGATGCACAACACCGCACGCGGGGAGTACGTCGAGGAACACATGGACAAGAAGTCCATCGAGTATCTCCGCAACCGAATGCTCTCGAACTACCGGACGTTGGCCTCCATCGGGAGCAAGGTCCCACGGCTCGCGAACTTCGTGATGGGACTGGGCATCACCAGCGTCCTCGGCGAGAAGATCATGAGTATTCCCAGCGAGCGCGACGTGCCGGAGTTTGCTACCGAGACCTTCCGCCAGTGGTTCAAGAAGCGCGGCGGCTCGAAGGTCACGAACCCGGACAAACAGGTCGCCTACTTCCACGGTTGCTACTCGAACTACAACACGCCCGAGGTCGGCAAGGCGATGGTTCGCGTCTTCGAATCCTTCGACTACGAGGTGCTGGTGCCCAAACAGCAGTGTTCCGGCACCCCGATGTTCGCCAACGGGATGCTGAAAGACGCCCGCCGCGAGGCCGAAGTCAACGTCCGCGAACTGGGCAAGGCAATCGAGAACGGCGCGGACGTGGTTGCCTCCTGTACCTCCTGTTCGATGGCACTCCGCCAAGAGTACCCCGAACTGTTCGACATCGAGGGGATCGAAGATCTCTCGGAACATACCTACGAGGCCATGGAGTTCCTCCGGATTCACGAGGATCTGGGCGCGGCCATCCGCGAGAGCGAAGTCGACCCACAGTCGTTTGCCTACCACGCGCCGTGTCACGCCCGGAACCAGGGCCTCGACCGGCAGGCAGTCGAACTGTTCCGTGAACTCGACGGTGCCCACATCGAGGACGTCGGCGAATCCTGCTCCGGTATCTCGGGGACCTACGGTTGGAAGTCCGAGAAGTACGAAACCTCGATGAAGATCGGCGCGGAGATGTTCGATCACATGGAACACGCAGAAGGAGAGGTTGGCATGACCGAGTGTCCGACCTGTGCGATGCAGATGAACCACGGCACGGGTTACGAGATCCGACACCCCCTCGAACTACTCGAAAAGGCCGTCGCCTGA
- the glpB gene encoding glycerol-3-phosphate dehydrogenase subunit GlpB: MAIREDVIVIGGGLAGSIAAIEAAETGASVRLVTYKKSTLRHASGLIDILGYNGSDDPIADPFSAVDDLPEEHPYSVAGETAIRDGLDRFDEIVGDSYQGSHTDTNALIPTFGGAVKPTARYPSAAAAGIASDERPMLIVGFEEMTEYNGGMLADHLEDAGVPFDAEGVECNFPGSYANDSRVTRLAKRLDGNEDVEYEGRTMGAREALAEQVKPHLGDAERVGLPAFLGDEHTADVRTDLERHLGVDVFEIPMGPPSYPGMRLADRLKEAVDEAGVRISSGNPVVDYEVEDGELTAVIVDSKGREVPFHADEFVLATGGLVGKGIDSGREEGVTEPIFDCHIPHPEDRYDWFDKQAFADQPFAHFGVRVDETMRPLTADEAPEFTNLRAAGAVIGGADTVAEKSQSGVSLATAVVAGERAGEQAAKHEVHQ; the protein is encoded by the coding sequence ATGGCGATTCGTGAAGACGTGATCGTGATCGGCGGCGGGCTTGCTGGCTCGATTGCGGCCATCGAGGCCGCCGAAACCGGCGCTAGTGTCCGGCTTGTTACCTACAAAAAGAGTACCCTCCGCCACGCCAGCGGCCTGATCGACATACTGGGCTACAACGGCAGCGACGACCCGATTGCCGATCCGTTTTCGGCAGTCGACGACCTGCCCGAGGAGCATCCGTACTCGGTAGCCGGTGAGACGGCGATCCGTGACGGGCTCGACCGGTTCGACGAAATTGTCGGCGACAGCTATCAGGGCAGCCATACCGACACCAACGCCCTGATCCCGACGTTCGGCGGCGCGGTCAAACCGACTGCTCGCTACCCTTCGGCGGCTGCGGCAGGGATCGCGAGCGACGAGCGACCGATGTTGATCGTCGGCTTCGAGGAGATGACCGAGTACAACGGTGGGATGCTCGCCGACCACTTAGAGGATGCAGGCGTCCCCTTCGATGCCGAGGGTGTCGAATGCAACTTCCCCGGCAGCTACGCCAACGATTCGCGGGTGACGCGGCTGGCCAAACGACTCGATGGCAACGAAGACGTCGAGTACGAGGGTCGGACAATGGGTGCCCGCGAGGCGCTCGCCGAGCAGGTCAAACCACACCTCGGTGATGCCGAACGCGTCGGTCTCCCGGCGTTCCTCGGCGACGAACACACCGCAGACGTGCGAACCGACCTCGAACGCCATCTCGGCGTCGACGTCTTCGAGATCCCGATGGGGCCACCGAGCTACCCCGGGATGCGGCTCGCAGACAGATTGAAGGAAGCAGTCGACGAGGCGGGCGTCCGTATTTCGTCCGGCAACCCCGTCGTCGACTACGAGGTCGAGGATGGCGAACTGACGGCGGTTATCGTCGACAGCAAGGGCCGAGAGGTGCCATTCCACGCCGACGAGTTCGTGCTGGCGACGGGCGGACTGGTCGGCAAGGGAATCGACTCAGGACGCGAGGAGGGTGTGACCGAGCCGATTTTCGACTGTCACATTCCCCATCCGGAGGACCGCTACGACTGGTTCGACAAGCAAGCCTTCGCCGACCAGCCGTTTGCCCACTTCGGCGTTCGGGTCGACGAGACGATGCGACCACTGACCGCCGACGAGGCCCCGGAGTTCACGAACCTCCGGGCGGCGGGTGCAGTGATCGGCGGTGCCGATACGGTTGCGGAAAAATCACAGAGCGGTGTCTCGCTGGCAACTGCGGTGGTTGCTGGTGAACGGGCTGGCGAGCAGGCGGCAAAACACGAGGTACACCAATGA
- the glpA gene encoding anaerobic glycerol-3-phosphate dehydrogenase subunit GlpA has translation MSNKPHVIVIGGGSTGCGIARDLAMRGVEVTLVEQGNLTHGTTGRMHGLLHSGGRYAVADQASAKECIEENRVLRDIASHCVEMTGGLFVQRPEDSDEYFQKKLEGCRECDIPAEVLSAEEAREIEPYLAKDIKRAIKVPDGAVDPFRLCVANAASAEEHGARIETHAPVVDILKEGDEVVGVEVEHESGPGKRVHREPGTREEIHADYVVNATGAWAGRIGQMAGLEQEIEVRPGKGVMTIMNTRQVDTAINRCKPKGDADIIVPHETTAILGTTDVEVEDPEDYPEEQWEVDLMIDTLSELVPIIEEARTIRSFWGVRPLYEPPGTGTSDSTDITRDFFLLDHEERDSVKNFTSIVGGKFTTYRMMGEDISDHVCEKFGIDAECRTADVPLPGSEDFSVLRDYMDQYGIRSPIGRRSAQRLGSRTDEVLDYDGPNPVVCECEAVTRAEVKDGIKGSGSDLNATRLRTRASMGNCQGAFCCHRMAAELYDDYDSEVAYEAWDELYQERWKGERHAMWGTQLSQAALKYSLHATTMNRDKDAATTDAVVDFSAFDSGQGTSASGGAAGTAATDGGRKGDD, from the coding sequence ATGAGTAACAAGCCACACGTTATCGTCATCGGAGGGGGTTCCACGGGGTGCGGGATTGCGCGCGACCTCGCAATGCGCGGCGTCGAGGTCACTCTCGTCGAACAGGGGAACCTCACTCACGGGACGACAGGACGGATGCACGGGTTGCTGCACAGCGGCGGTCGGTACGCTGTTGCTGATCAGGCCAGTGCGAAAGAGTGTATCGAAGAAAACCGCGTACTACGGGACATCGCCAGCCACTGTGTCGAGATGACCGGCGGACTGTTCGTCCAGCGGCCCGAAGACTCCGATGAGTACTTCCAGAAGAAACTGGAGGGCTGTCGGGAGTGCGACATCCCAGCAGAGGTACTTTCGGCCGAGGAGGCCCGCGAGATCGAACCCTACCTCGCCAAGGACATCAAGCGCGCGATCAAGGTACCCGACGGCGCAGTCGACCCCTTCCGGCTCTGTGTGGCCAACGCCGCCAGTGCCGAGGAACACGGCGCGCGCATCGAGACCCACGCGCCAGTCGTCGACATCCTCAAGGAGGGCGACGAGGTCGTCGGCGTCGAGGTCGAACACGAATCCGGCCCCGGCAAACGCGTCCACCGCGAGCCGGGCACGCGCGAAGAGATACATGCGGACTATGTCGTCAACGCAACCGGCGCGTGGGCCGGCCGCATCGGCCAGATGGCCGGGCTCGAACAGGAAATCGAGGTCCGACCCGGAAAAGGTGTCATGACGATTATGAACACCCGACAGGTCGACACCGCGATCAACCGCTGTAAACCAAAGGGCGACGCCGATATTATCGTCCCACACGAGACGACCGCAATTTTGGGCACCACAGACGTCGAGGTCGAAGATCCAGAGGACTACCCCGAAGAGCAGTGGGAAGTTGATCTGATGATCGACACGCTGTCGGAACTGGTGCCGATCATCGAAGAGGCCCGAACGATTCGCTCCTTTTGGGGAGTCCGACCGCTGTACGAGCCGCCGGGAACCGGAACGAGCGATTCGACCGACATTACCCGGGACTTCTTCTTGCTCGACCACGAGGAGCGCGACAGTGTCAAGAACTTTACCTCCATCGTCGGCGGGAAGTTCACCACCTACCGGATGATGGGCGAAGATATCTCCGACCACGTCTGCGAGAAGTTCGGCATCGACGCCGAATGCCGGACTGCGGATGTGCCGCTGCCGGGCAGTGAGGATTTCTCAGTTCTGCGGGACTACATGGATCAGTACGGGATTCGCTCGCCAATCGGTCGACGGAGCGCCCAGCGACTCGGCTCCCGAACCGACGAGGTACTCGACTATGACGGCCCGAACCCGGTCGTCTGTGAGTGTGAAGCAGTCACGCGCGCGGAGGTCAAAGACGGGATCAAGGGTTCAGGATCGGACCTCAACGCCACCCGGCTTCGAACGCGTGCCTCGATGGGGAACTGTCAAGGGGCCTTTTGTTGTCACCGGATGGCCGCAGAGCTGTATGACGACTACGACTCGGAGGTCGCCTACGAGGCGTGGGACGAACTGTATCAGGAGCGCTGGAAGGGTGAACGCCACGCGATGTGGGGCACCCAGCTCTCGCAGGCGGCGCTCAAATACTCGCTGCACGCGACGACGATGAACCGCGACAAGGACGCCGCGACCACGGACGCAGTCGTCGACTTTTCGGCGTTCGACAGCGGTCAGGGAACCAGTGCCTCCGGCGGCGCAGCCGGAACTGCTGCGACCGACGGCGGCCGAAAGGGGGATGACTAA
- the glpK gene encoding glycerol kinase GlpK, whose protein sequence is MMSETYVGSIDQGTTGTRFMVFDHGGNVIANAYEKHEQIYPEPGWVEHDPMEIWENTKSVINTALEQEGLDAEQLDAIGVTNQRETTIVWDAETGKPVHNALVWQDRRTTDRVEEIQEMGKVEDIREKTGLECDAYFSATKTEWILDNADPIKLQRSRPQDVRERAEQGELLMGTIDTWVIYNLTGNHITDVSNASRTMLYNIRELEWDDELLDLFNVPKSMVPEVRPSSDDETYGSTDADGFLGAEVPVAGALGDQQAALFGQTCFDAGDAKNTYGTGSFMLMNTGNEAVPSEHGLLTTIGFQRSGEPVQYALEGSIFITGAAIEWLEDMTLIEDAAESESLARSVDSTDGVYVVPAFAGLGAPHWDQRARGTIVGMTRGTRREHVVRATLESIAYQTKDVAEAMVEDADIDLASLRVDGGAVKNNFLCQIQSNIIGTEIVRPVVDETTALGSAYAAGLAVGYWDTVDELRNNWQIDRSFEVDEDANIEVNYDRWKDAVERAEDWAQDGGE, encoded by the coding sequence ATAATGTCAGAAACATACGTTGGTTCCATCGATCAAGGGACTACAGGAACGCGGTTCATGGTCTTCGACCATGGTGGTAACGTCATCGCAAACGCATATGAGAAACACGAGCAGATTTATCCGGAGCCCGGTTGGGTCGAGCACGACCCGATGGAGATCTGGGAGAACACGAAGTCCGTAATCAACACGGCTCTCGAACAGGAAGGCCTCGACGCCGAGCAGCTCGACGCGATCGGTGTCACCAACCAGCGAGAGACCACAATCGTGTGGGACGCCGAAACCGGCAAACCAGTCCACAACGCGCTGGTCTGGCAGGATCGACGAACCACCGACCGTGTCGAAGAGATCCAGGAGATGGGCAAAGTCGAAGATATTCGAGAGAAAACGGGTCTCGAATGTGACGCCTACTTCTCGGCAACGAAGACCGAGTGGATTCTCGACAACGCAGATCCGATCAAACTCCAGCGATCCCGACCACAGGATGTTCGAGAGCGAGCCGAACAGGGTGAGCTCCTGATGGGGACCATCGACACGTGGGTTATCTACAACCTTACGGGTAACCACATCACGGACGTTTCCAACGCATCGCGGACGATGCTGTACAACATCCGAGAGCTCGAGTGGGACGACGAACTCCTCGATCTCTTTAATGTTCCAAAATCGATGGTGCCGGAAGTCCGACCTTCGTCGGACGACGAGACCTACGGGTCGACGGACGCAGACGGCTTCCTCGGTGCCGAAGTGCCTGTCGCAGGCGCACTCGGTGACCAGCAGGCCGCCCTGTTCGGTCAGACCTGTTTCGACGCAGGCGACGCCAAGAACACCTACGGAACCGGTTCGTTCATGCTGATGAACACCGGCAACGAGGCCGTTCCATCCGAACACGGTCTCCTCACCACGATTGGCTTCCAGCGCTCGGGTGAGCCAGTTCAGTACGCCCTCGAAGGCTCGATCTTCATCACTGGTGCCGCCATCGAGTGGCTCGAAGACATGACCCTTATCGAGGACGCCGCCGAATCCGAGAGTCTCGCACGCAGCGTCGACTCGACGGACGGCGTCTACGTCGTGCCCGCCTTCGCCGGTCTCGGTGCCCCCCACTGGGATCAGCGCGCACGTGGTACCATCGTCGGCATGACGCGTGGTACCCGACGCGAGCACGTCGTTCGTGCAACCCTCGAATCCATCGCCTACCAGACCAAAGACGTCGCCGAGGCAATGGTTGAGGACGCAGACATCGATCTGGCCAGCCTCCGTGTCGACGGTGGGGCCGTCAAGAACAACTTCCTCTGTCAGATCCAGTCCAACATCATCGGGACCGAAATCGTCCGACCAGTCGTCGACGAGACCACCGCGCTCGGTTCGGCCTACGCCGCTGGCCTCGCGGTCGGCTACTGGGACACGGTTGACGAACTCCGTAACAACTGGCAGATCGACCGCTCGTTCGAAGTCGACGAGGACGCTAACATCGAGGTCAACTACGACCGATGGAAGGACGCCGTCGAGCGTGCTGAAGACTGGGCACAGGACGGTGGTGAATAA
- a CDS encoding Cdc6/Cdc18 family protein has product MNIEERILRRQRTDHEPQLVRESDALNPIAHPSEPTGRGLVIEQLLDLLDPIFDGRPPDDCYVWGPKGTGKSAVIRAVFARLDRLMGRSTGQIYTTTRAQPTADVAFVYVDGRQAKTEFALLHAVLNSLATDPVPKQGVSVDTIRSRLAARLDGDQCVVVAVDHIEEPETLSIQTVCEQFEPLGSSVTPVLCGQLDPAEAETDALDAPKTVRFDPYRRHTLIEILTGRQTDGLIRAAVSHEQLRELANWADGDAHDALAALFSAGLIADDNGHDGIEAADLTDGMAAVPRPCVSLGRVLALPESRQQILSRLTELPETDRNSVRAAADEIADGGVDLSRATIERVLYELAEAGVIRRLKVDDAKQVGRPPSRLEPRFPTLVFRHLSAVN; this is encoded by the coding sequence ATGAATATCGAAGAGCGGATCCTCCGTCGCCAGCGGACCGACCACGAACCACAGCTGGTACGGGAATCCGACGCGTTGAACCCGATTGCCCACCCCTCCGAGCCGACCGGTCGCGGACTCGTGATCGAGCAGTTGCTCGACCTCCTCGATCCGATCTTCGACGGTCGACCACCGGACGATTGCTACGTCTGGGGACCGAAAGGAACCGGCAAATCCGCCGTCATCCGCGCGGTGTTTGCCCGTCTCGACCGACTGATGGGTCGCTCTACGGGTCAAATATACACCACCACGCGCGCGCAACCAACCGCCGACGTCGCATTCGTCTACGTCGACGGCCGCCAAGCCAAAACCGAGTTTGCCCTGCTCCATGCGGTGCTCAACAGTCTCGCTACTGATCCAGTCCCGAAACAGGGCGTGAGCGTCGACACCATTCGGAGCCGGTTGGCCGCCCGGCTCGACGGCGACCAGTGTGTCGTCGTCGCGGTCGACCACATCGAAGAACCGGAGACGCTGTCGATCCAAACTGTCTGTGAACAGTTTGAGCCCCTCGGCTCGTCGGTGACGCCCGTGCTCTGTGGCCAGCTCGACCCGGCGGAGGCCGAGACCGACGCTCTGGATGCCCCCAAAACGGTTCGGTTCGATCCCTACCGTCGACACACACTCATCGAGATCCTGACTGGTCGACAGACCGACGGGCTGATCAGAGCCGCCGTCAGCCACGAACAGCTCCGGGAGCTGGCCAACTGGGCCGACGGCGATGCCCACGACGCGCTGGCGGCGCTGTTCAGTGCGGGACTCATTGCCGACGACAACGGCCACGACGGGATCGAGGCGGCCGATCTCACTGACGGAATGGCCGCGGTCCCACGGCCCTGTGTCTCTCTCGGACGCGTGTTGGCGCTGCCCGAGAGTCGACAACAGATCCTGTCTCGACTCACCGAACTCCCCGAAACCGACCGCAACTCCGTACGTGCGGCCGCCGATGAGATCGCAGACGGCGGCGTCGACCTCTCGCGGGCGACTATCGAACGCGTGCTCTACGAACTCGCCGAGGCTGGTGTCATCCGACGCCTCAAAGTCGACGACGCCAAACAGGTCGGCCGCCCACCCTCCCGACTCGAACCGCGGTTCCCCACGCTCGTCTTTCGCCACCTCTCTGCTGTGAACTGA